One window of Acidobacteriota bacterium genomic DNA carries:
- a CDS encoding carboxypeptidase regulatory-like domain-containing protein — protein MSKKLLKIGAIAVFLLLAGATCAAAQSGGAKGKVRNSKGDGLAGVEVTARKDGKDIKSVKTDVKGNFQMTGLSSGTYNFVFDKQGYSVGVKYDVEIKSGDIRDLGDRLVLGVDSGTLVLINGSVFDQDGRSITGARVEIVKISGGETSKKLGTAYTNVSGEFTFRQPEGAATFRITATARGVSASKEISVDSAARYRLAITLNLPQEK, from the coding sequence ATGTCAAAGAAGTTGCTTAAAATCGGCGCGATCGCGGTTTTCTTGCTTTTGGCGGGCGCCACTTGCGCGGCCGCACAAAGCGGCGGCGCAAAAGGCAAGGTACGCAACTCAAAGGGCGACGGGCTCGCCGGCGTCGAGGTCACCGCGCGAAAGGACGGCAAAGACATAAAAAGCGTCAAAACCGACGTGAAAGGCAACTTTCAAATGACCGGGCTTTCGTCCGGGACTTACAACTTCGTCTTCGACAAACAGGGTTACAGTGTCGGCGTCAAATACGATGTCGAGATCAAGAGCGGCGATATTCGCGACCTCGGCGACCGCCTCGTCCTCGGCGTCGATTCCGGAACGCTCGTCCTCATCAACGGCAGCGTCTTCGATCAGGACGGACGAAGCATTACCGGGGCAAGGGTCGAGATCGTCAAGATCAGCGGCGGCGAAACTTCCAAAAAACTCGGAACCGCGTACACAAACGTTAGCGGCGAATTCACTTTTCGCCAACCGGAAGGCGCCGCGACGTTCCGCATAACCGCAACCGCCCGCGGCGTGAGCGCGTCGAAAGAGATATCGGTCGACAGCGCCGCGCGCTACCGCCTGGCGATCACCCTCAATCTGCCACAAGAAAAATAG
- a CDS encoding GDP-mannose 4,6-dehydratase produces MKVLITGGAGFVGSHLADKLHSEGHDITVIDNLSTGRYSNVAHLEGRERFRLIIDTVLNAKLMEELIRESDRVFHMASAVGVRLIMEHPVQTIETIFRGTDIVLGFCARYRKRVLIPSTSEVYGKSTQVPFAEDNDIIKGSTSKHRWAYACAKELDEFLALAHWKESRLPVVVVRLFNTVGPRQTGQYGMVVPNFVKAAVRNEPLIVHGDGSQSRCFGHVSDIVGALGKLIESPECFGQVINVGNDEEISIRGLAEKAVAMTGSKSEIHYIPYEEAYGEGFEDMQRRVPSLEKVYRLIGYKPTRTLDDIINDVAAEFRGE; encoded by the coding sequence ATGAAAGTACTTATCACCGGCGGTGCCGGATTTGTCGGTTCGCATCTCGCGGACAAACTACACTCGGAAGGTCACGACATCACCGTCATCGACAATCTCTCGACGGGACGTTATTCGAACGTCGCGCACCTTGAAGGCCGGGAGCGCTTTCGCCTGATCATCGATACCGTGCTCAACGCCAAGTTGATGGAAGAACTGATCCGCGAGTCGGACCGTGTCTTTCATATGGCGAGCGCCGTCGGCGTCCGTCTGATTATGGAGCATCCCGTCCAAACGATCGAAACGATCTTTCGCGGAACCGACATCGTCCTCGGTTTCTGCGCGCGATATCGCAAGCGCGTCCTGATTCCGTCAACATCCGAGGTTTACGGCAAATCGACTCAGGTTCCTTTCGCCGAAGACAACGACATCATCAAGGGTTCGACTTCAAAACACCGTTGGGCGTACGCTTGCGCGAAGGAACTCGACGAATTCCTCGCGCTTGCGCATTGGAAGGAATCGCGCTTGCCGGTGGTTGTCGTTCGGCTATTCAACACCGTCGGCCCGCGCCAGACGGGGCAGTACGGAATGGTCGTTCCGAACTTCGTCAAAGCTGCAGTCAGGAACGAACCGCTTATCGTCCACGGCGACGGTTCGCAATCGCGCTGTTTCGGCCACGTTTCGGACATCGTCGGAGCGCTGGGGAAATTGATCGAGAGTCCTGAGTGTTTCGGCCAGGTGATCAACGTCGGAAACGACGAAGAGATCTCCATCCGCGGACTTGCCGAAAAGGCGGTTGCGATGACCGGAAGCAAGAGCGAGATCCACTACATTCCGTACGAGGAAGCCTACGGCGAAGGTTTCGAAGATATGCAGCGCCGTGTTCCTAGCCTCGAAAAGGTTTACCGCCTGATCGGTTACAAGCCAACCCGAACGCTCGATGACATCATCAATGATGTAGCCGCGGAATTTCGTGGCGAATGA
- a CDS encoding SDR family oxidoreductase, which translates to MRILITGGAGFIGSHLSERLLAEGNEVICLDNFFTGRKENVFHLMDDHRFELIRHDVTEPMFLEVDQIYNLACPASPVHYQYNPVKTVKTSVMGAINMLGLAKRVRARILQASTSEVYGDPEIHPQTEDYWGNVNPIGLRSCYDEGKRLAETLFMDYHRQNNVDTRIVRIFNTYGPRMLENDGRVVSNFIVQALRGEDLTIYGTGEQTRSFCYVDDLVEGLIRLMNSEGDDMHMPVNIGNPGEFTMNELADEVATAVGREIKVTHLPLPQDDPKQRQPNIGRAQALLGWAPTVPLKDGLKKTVNYFAKRILD; encoded by the coding sequence ATGAGAATTCTGATCACCGGCGGTGCGGGTTTTATCGGTTCGCACCTCAGCGAACGGCTTCTGGCCGAGGGCAACGAGGTTATCTGCCTCGACAATTTTTTTACCGGAAGAAAGGAAAACGTGTTTCATCTGATGGATGATCACCGTTTCGAACTGATCCGCCACGACGTCACCGAGCCGATGTTTCTCGAAGTCGACCAGATCTACAATCTCGCCTGTCCGGCGTCGCCTGTTCACTACCAGTACAATCCGGTCAAGACCGTGAAGACGAGCGTGATGGGTGCGATCAATATGCTCGGCCTCGCAAAACGCGTCCGAGCGAGGATTTTGCAGGCGTCGACATCGGAAGTTTACGGCGACCCCGAGATCCATCCGCAAACCGAGGATTATTGGGGCAACGTCAATCCGATCGGCTTGCGTTCCTGCTATGACGAAGGCAAACGGCTCGCCGAAACGCTATTCATGGATTACCATCGGCAGAACAACGTCGACACGCGGATCGTGCGTATTTTCAATACTTACGGCCCGCGAATGCTCGAAAACGACGGTCGTGTGGTTTCAAATTTCATCGTCCAGGCGCTGCGCGGCGAGGATCTGACGATTTACGGGACCGGTGAGCAGACGCGTTCGTTTTGCTATGTCGACGATCTCGTCGAGGGGTTGATCAGACTGATGAACTCCGAAGGCGATGATATGCATATGCCGGTCAACATCGGAAATCCGGGCGAGTTCACGATGAACGAACTCGCCGACGAAGTCGCCACGGCCGTCGGACGCGAGATCAAGGTGACGCATTTGCCTTTGCCGCAGGACGACCCGAAACAGCGGCAACCGAACATCGGCCGCGCGCAGGCGCTTTTGGGTTGGGCTCCGACCGTCCCGCTCAAGGATGGATTGAAGAAGACCGTCAATTATTTCGCAAAACGAATTCTCGATTGA